From Burkholderia sp. WP9, a single genomic window includes:
- a CDS encoding FAD-binding oxidoreductase → MSDTLHYDVAIAGGGLVGSSAALALAQRGLRVGLFERRYCGAQASGVNYGGVRCQGRPVEQMPLAIRARRIWDRLPELIGIDGEFTVSGHLRLARSESALDALQTWAEMARDYGLHAQLISGAAFRQRYPWLGASAIGGSLCATDGHANPRLVSPAFARAARAAGADVREHTELTDIHHDGTRFQLRAGEMRISADWLINSAGAWANTVAGFFGETVPMKPIYPNMWVTEPLPLFITHNLGVYGGGIYARQVARGNCVIGGGRGHGDGEYGQPSTETTRAVMRDACALLPALREALLIRTWSGVEGETPDSNPIIGASRTVPRLLHAFGFSGGGFLLAPGVGEVLADLVIDGATATPLDAFSIGRFSAVATSAVAQVNV, encoded by the coding sequence ATGAGTGACACCTTGCACTACGACGTCGCGATCGCGGGCGGCGGCCTCGTCGGTTCATCGGCGGCTTTGGCGCTGGCGCAGCGCGGCCTGCGCGTGGGCCTGTTCGAGCGGCGCTATTGCGGCGCGCAGGCGAGCGGCGTGAACTACGGCGGTGTACGCTGCCAGGGCCGCCCGGTTGAACAGATGCCGCTCGCGATCCGCGCGCGGCGTATCTGGGACCGCTTGCCGGAATTGATCGGCATCGACGGCGAATTCACGGTGTCGGGCCATTTGCGGCTCGCCCGTAGCGAAAGCGCGCTCGATGCGCTGCAAACGTGGGCCGAGATGGCGCGCGACTACGGACTGCACGCGCAGTTGATCAGCGGTGCGGCGTTCCGCCAGCGCTATCCATGGCTCGGCGCATCGGCCATTGGCGGTTCGCTGTGCGCGACGGACGGTCACGCGAATCCGCGCCTGGTCTCGCCCGCATTCGCGCGGGCCGCGCGGGCCGCGGGCGCGGACGTGCGCGAACACACCGAACTCACCGATATTCATCACGACGGCACGCGCTTTCAATTGCGCGCCGGTGAGATGCGCATCAGCGCCGACTGGCTCATCAACTCGGCTGGCGCATGGGCGAATACCGTTGCGGGCTTTTTCGGCGAGACCGTGCCGATGAAACCGATCTACCCGAACATGTGGGTCACCGAGCCTTTACCGCTCTTCATCACGCACAACCTGGGCGTGTATGGCGGCGGCATCTACGCGCGGCAGGTGGCGCGCGGCAATTGCGTGATCGGCGGCGGACGCGGACATGGCGACGGCGAGTATGGCCAGCCCTCGACGGAAACCACGCGCGCCGTGATGCGTGATGCGTGCGCGCTGCTCCCGGCATTGCGCGAGGCGTTGCTGATCCGCACGTGGAGCGGTGTGGAAGGCGAAACGCCCGATAGCAATCCGATCATCGGTGCGAGCCGCACCGTGCCGCGCTTGTTGCATGCGTTCGGTTTTTCAGGCGGCGGCTTTCTGCTCGCGCCGGGCGTCGGCGAAGTGCTCGCCGATCTCGTCATCGACGGTGCCACCGCCACGCCGCTCGACGCTTTTTCGATTGGCCGCTTTTCTGCTGTTGCGACCTCTGCGGTCGCCCAAGTCAACGTTTAG
- a CDS encoding NAD(P)/FAD-dependent oxidoreductase: MNDERRIVIVGAGPAGVRAAETLVAAGVKPIVIDENARWGGQIYRQPPANGGFERSKKTLYGFEAHKADALHSTMAALLPHLDYRPDTLAWACEAGHLDTLHAGRELRVPFSHLIIASGATDRVLPVPGWTLPGVYTLGAAQVALKAQGCAIGRRVVLAGTGPLLYLVAYQYVKAGAQVVAVLDTSPLSQQIAAAPKLARLPSTFAKGLYYVGWLKTRGVRIERDVRLLGIRGVDGVESLEWRAARKGSATETIACDAVGVSFGLKPETQLADLAGCRFRFDATNRCWLPEVDTAGRSSVRGLYLAGDGAGIAGADAAELAGRRAALALLDDLGIAHPRGPGMPDAASIERSLKRIAVFREGIETAFAPPAKCASQWPDDMTVCRCEEIDAGTLRRCIRGGEANEINRLKALTRVGMGRCQGRMCGEAALTLLSEETGKPLEAVGRLRSQPPVKPIPLSPAMYADDVADIPVEARDE; the protein is encoded by the coding sequence ATGAACGACGAACGCCGCATCGTGATCGTCGGCGCCGGGCCGGCGGGCGTGCGAGCCGCCGAGACGCTGGTCGCGGCCGGCGTGAAGCCAATCGTGATCGACGAAAACGCGCGCTGGGGCGGCCAGATCTACCGGCAGCCGCCCGCCAACGGCGGATTCGAGCGCTCGAAAAAAACGCTCTACGGTTTCGAAGCGCACAAGGCCGACGCCTTGCATTCGACCATGGCCGCGCTGCTGCCCCATCTCGACTATCGCCCCGACACGCTCGCATGGGCATGCGAAGCGGGCCACCTCGATACCCTGCATGCAGGACGCGAGCTTCGCGTGCCGTTCTCTCATCTGATCATCGCGAGCGGTGCGACGGACCGCGTGCTGCCGGTGCCGGGCTGGACGCTGCCCGGCGTCTATACGCTCGGCGCGGCCCAGGTCGCATTGAAGGCACAAGGCTGCGCGATCGGCCGACGCGTCGTGCTGGCCGGCACCGGGCCGCTGCTGTATCTCGTCGCGTACCAGTACGTGAAGGCAGGCGCGCAAGTCGTGGCGGTGCTCGACACGAGTCCGCTTTCGCAGCAGATCGCCGCGGCGCCGAAATTGGCGCGCCTGCCGTCCACTTTCGCCAAAGGCCTGTACTACGTCGGCTGGCTGAAAACGCGCGGCGTGCGCATCGAGCGCGATGTGAGACTGCTCGGCATTCGCGGTGTGGATGGTGTGGAGTCGCTCGAATGGCGCGCAGCACGTAAGGGTTCGGCAACCGAGACAATCGCATGCGATGCGGTCGGCGTCAGCTTCGGCCTGAAGCCCGAAACGCAACTTGCGGATCTCGCGGGCTGCCGCTTCCGTTTCGACGCGACCAACCGTTGCTGGCTCCCTGAAGTGGACACAGCGGGACGCAGTTCCGTGCGCGGCCTCTATCTCGCCGGCGACGGCGCGGGCATCGCCGGTGCGGACGCCGCCGAACTCGCCGGCCGCCGCGCAGCGCTGGCGCTGCTCGACGATCTCGGCATCGCGCATCCACGGGGTCCGGGCATGCCCGACGCCGCATCGATCGAGCGCAGTCTGAAACGTATCGCGGTATTTCGCGAGGGCATCGAAACGGCTTTCGCGCCACCGGCGAAATGCGCGTCGCAATGGCCCGACGACATGACCGTGTGCCGCTGCGAAGAAATCGATGCGGGCACTTTACGGCGCTGCATCCGCGGCGGCGAAGCGAATGAGATCAACCGGCTGAAGGCACTCACGCGCGTCGGCATGGGTCGCTGTCAGGGGCGCATGTGCGGCGAAGCCGCGCTCACCCTGCTCTCCGAGGAAACCGGCAAACCCCTCGAAGCGGTAGGCCGCTTGCGCAGCCAGCCACCCGTCAAACCCATTCCGCTCTCGCCGGCCATGTATGCCGACGACGTTGCTGACATTCCCGTGGAGGCGCGCGATGAGTGA
- a CDS encoding (2Fe-2S)-binding protein, with protein sequence MPSTLPSTHAAAERCEPQFIRVAETRREPLHFFIDGCEVTALRGDTLLTAVLMQQRRVRESEFSGAPRAGFCLIGACQDCWMRTEDGKRVRACSTLVTEGMRVLTRSAAIEAGAADANGDAR encoded by the coding sequence ATGCCGTCCACCTTGCCATCCACTCATGCCGCCGCAGAGCGCTGCGAGCCGCAATTCATCCGCGTTGCGGAAACGCGGCGTGAACCGCTGCACTTCTTTATCGACGGCTGCGAAGTCACCGCGCTGCGAGGCGATACGCTGTTGACGGCCGTGCTGATGCAGCAACGCCGCGTGCGCGAAAGCGAATTCAGCGGCGCGCCGCGCGCGGGTTTCTGTCTGATCGGCGCATGTCAGGACTGCTGGATGCGTACCGAAGACGGCAAGCGCGTGCGCGCGTGCTCGACGCTCGTCACCGAGGGCATGCGGGTGCTCACGCGCAGCGCCGCCATCGAGGCCGGCGCTGCGGACGCGAACGGAGACGCCCGATGA
- a CDS encoding ABC transporter permease — protein MRKNGPIALIFHTLVIAFVLAPLVIVVLVAFTPDETLTLPTHGVSLRWFRAILNYPDFIGAFFNSLKLAFASATLSLIVALPAALAIGRARFPGRGFLNGLLLSPLVIPGLVLGIALLRFFALIGATGSFAWLVLAHMIIITPFVMRLVLASVSGLDRSVEHAAHSLGADAWTTFRRITFPMILPGITGGWLLAFINSFDELTMSIFVTSPQTVTLPVRMYMYATESIDPMMASVSALVIFITGGAMLLLDRVYGLNRILIGQH, from the coding sequence ATGAGAAAGAACGGCCCTATTGCGCTGATTTTCCACACGCTCGTGATTGCGTTCGTGCTCGCGCCGCTCGTGATCGTCGTGCTGGTCGCCTTCACGCCCGACGAAACGCTCACGCTGCCCACGCACGGCGTCTCGCTGCGCTGGTTTCGCGCGATCCTCAATTACCCGGATTTCATCGGCGCTTTTTTTAACAGCCTGAAACTGGCGTTCGCTTCGGCCACGTTGTCGCTGATCGTGGCGCTGCCTGCCGCGCTCGCCATCGGCCGCGCACGCTTTCCGGGGCGGGGATTTCTCAACGGCCTGTTGCTGTCGCCGCTCGTGATTCCCGGTCTCGTGCTCGGCATCGCCCTGCTGCGCTTTTTCGCGCTGATCGGCGCGACCGGCTCGTTCGCCTGGCTCGTGCTCGCGCACATGATCATCATCACACCGTTCGTCATGCGGCTCGTGCTGGCTTCGGTGAGCGGACTGGACCGCAGCGTCGAACACGCCGCGCACTCGCTCGGCGCCGATGCATGGACCACGTTTCGCCGCATCACTTTCCCGATGATTCTGCCGGGCATTACCGGCGGTTGGCTGCTGGCCTTCATCAACAGCTTCGACGAATTGACGATGTCGATCTTCGTCACCTCGCCGCAAACCGTCACGCTGCCGGTGCGCATGTACATGTACGCCACCGAATCCATCGACCCGATGATGGCCTCCGTCTCCGCGCTGGTGATCTTCATTACCGGCGGCGCGATGCTGCTGCTCGACCGCGTGTATGGCCTGAACCGCATTCTGATCGGCCAGCACTGA
- a CDS encoding ABC transporter permease translates to MASTLPATDNRDVKSAKPRRASWHAFLPLWLMCAPAFLLFVALVLVPLLMTLVLTFYRFDPASGPIAAFQSGNYAEVLSSSYYHTIFLRTFGIAFLVTLLCVVIGTPEAYVLSRMRDPYRSMFLLVILAPLLVSVVVRAFGWSMLLNTNGLVNQAFGLIGLGPYKLEYTTFAIVIALVHVMLPFMVIPVWTALQKLDPQTENAALSLMASPATTLRRIVLPQLTPGILSGSLMVFGLSASAFAIPGLLGGRRLKVAATAVYDEFLGSLNWPLGATIALLLLVANLIVMLTYYRVLERKYTRSLG, encoded by the coding sequence ATGGCTAGTACGCTGCCCGCAACCGACAACCGCGACGTGAAATCCGCTAAACCACGCCGTGCGTCATGGCATGCTTTTTTGCCATTGTGGCTGATGTGCGCGCCGGCCTTTCTGCTGTTCGTGGCGCTCGTGCTGGTGCCGCTGCTGATGACGCTGGTGCTGACCTTCTATCGCTTCGATCCGGCCAGCGGGCCCATAGCCGCATTTCAGTCCGGCAATTACGCGGAAGTACTGAGCTCGTCGTATTACCACACCATCTTTCTGCGCACGTTCGGCATTGCGTTTCTGGTCACGCTGCTGTGCGTCGTGATCGGCACGCCCGAGGCCTACGTTCTGTCGCGCATGCGCGATCCTTATCGCTCGATGTTCCTGCTGGTGATTCTTGCGCCGCTGCTGGTGTCGGTGGTGGTGCGGGCCTTCGGCTGGAGCATGCTGCTCAACACCAACGGACTCGTGAATCAGGCGTTCGGCCTCATCGGACTCGGGCCCTACAAGCTCGAATACACCACCTTCGCGATTGTCATTGCACTCGTGCACGTCATGCTGCCTTTCATGGTGATTCCGGTATGGACAGCGTTGCAGAAGCTCGATCCGCAAACGGAAAACGCCGCGCTTTCGCTGATGGCGTCGCCCGCCACCACGTTGCGCCGTATCGTGCTGCCGCAACTCACGCCGGGCATTCTGTCGGGCAGCCTGATGGTGTTCGGTTTGTCGGCGAGCGCCTTCGCGATTCCCGGCCTGCTCGGCGGACGGCGCCTGAAAGTTGCCGCCACCGCCGTCTACGACGAATTCCTCGGCTCGCTGAACTGGCCGCTCGGCGCGACCATCGCGCTGCTCCTGCTGGTCGCGAATCTGATCGTGATGCTCACGTACTACCGCGTTCTCGAACGTAAGTACACCAGAAGCCTCGGCTAA
- a CDS encoding ABC transporter ATP-binding protein — MSFLTLTDVTKSFGDLHAVADVNLSVEKGEFVSLLGPSGCGKTTTLQMIAGFVETTRGRITLDGRDITHMKPNKRGLGIVFQSYALFPHMSVAENVGFGLEMRNIDKAERKERIREALALVRLDALAHRFPRELSGGQRQRVAIARAIVIAPPVLLLDEPMSNLDAKLREDMQFELRGIQRKIGTTTIMVTHDQSEALSISDRVVVMEAGRITQIDTPYEAYERPENRFVSQFIGKANMLPGTVVAREGDAIRIDLGHDLAETGHMAQLPARERVVGVGDAVTLCIRPEKLRLCAPDAGRVPATVTSRFFLGSQWLYRLDSRLGEVLVCCQNEGTEPLAEGATVGVDWNSDAIRFVQRDAHHG; from the coding sequence ATGTCGTTCCTCACACTTACCGACGTCACGAAATCGTTCGGCGATCTGCACGCCGTCGCGGACGTGAACCTGTCGGTGGAAAAAGGCGAGTTCGTTTCGCTGCTCGGGCCGTCCGGCTGCGGCAAGACCACCACGTTGCAGATGATCGCGGGCTTCGTCGAAACGACGCGCGGCCGCATCACGCTCGACGGCCGCGACATCACGCACATGAAACCGAACAAGCGCGGCCTCGGCATCGTGTTCCAGAGCTATGCGCTGTTTCCGCACATGAGCGTCGCCGAGAACGTCGGCTTTGGGCTGGAAATGCGCAACATCGACAAGGCCGAGCGCAAGGAGCGCATCCGTGAAGCGCTGGCGCTGGTGCGCCTCGACGCGCTCGCGCATCGCTTTCCGCGCGAACTCTCCGGCGGTCAACGGCAGCGTGTGGCGATTGCGCGTGCCATCGTAATCGCGCCGCCCGTGCTGCTGCTCGACGAACCGATGTCGAATCTCGACGCCAAGTTGCGCGAAGACATGCAGTTCGAATTGCGCGGCATTCAACGCAAGATCGGCACGACCACCATCATGGTGACGCACGACCAATCCGAGGCGTTGTCGATCAGCGATCGCGTGGTGGTGATGGAAGCCGGCCGCATCACGCAGATCGACACGCCGTACGAAGCGTACGAGCGCCCCGAGAATCGCTTTGTCTCGCAGTTCATCGGCAAGGCCAACATGCTGCCGGGCACGGTCGTGGCGCGCGAGGGCGACGCGATCCGCATCGACCTCGGCCACGACCTGGCGGAAACGGGGCACATGGCGCAGTTGCCGGCGCGCGAGCGCGTGGTGGGTGTCGGCGACGCGGTGACCTTGTGCATCCGTCCGGAAAAACTGCGGCTGTGCGCGCCGGACGCGGGACGTGTGCCGGCAACCGTGACGAGTCGATTTTTCCTCGGCAGCCAGTGGTTGTACCGGCTGGACAGCCGGCTCGGCGAAGTGCTGGTGTGCTGCCAGAACGAAGGCACGGAGCCGCTGGCGGAAGGTGCGACGGTCGGCGTGGATTGGAACAGCGACGCGATTCGCTTCGTTCAACGGGACGCGCATCATGGCTAG
- a CDS encoding IclR family transcriptional regulator, protein MNAAAKRDTDTAAEAGAAPGPGMLERAFAVIRALSEAQPDGGRVTRLAKAVGLTQGTVHRILHALIAEGIVEQDESSKLYRLSVDFFALAAQAGNPSGMRTLCRPALLRLCASLGDTIFLLVKSSFDAVCLDICEGPFPIRSFTGDIGGRVALGVGQGSLAILAFLPEAEREEIIRFNVPRIRGYGVLDEVYLRTEIERVRQLGYAGRNSGVLDGMAGVAVPILDRTGVAVAALSVGTLAARLGDDRLPMVVELLRRQADAIGPQTNPFDVALRRPMHGLSRAMTTERITG, encoded by the coding sequence ATGAATGCTGCCGCCAAACGGGATACCGATACTGCAGCAGAGGCGGGCGCAGCGCCCGGCCCCGGCATGCTGGAACGCGCGTTCGCGGTGATCCGCGCCTTGTCCGAAGCTCAGCCCGATGGCGGTCGCGTCACGCGACTGGCGAAAGCGGTCGGTCTGACGCAGGGCACCGTGCACCGCATCCTGCATGCGTTGATCGCGGAGGGCATCGTTGAACAGGACGAAAGCTCCAAGCTGTACCGGCTGAGCGTGGATTTTTTCGCGCTCGCGGCGCAGGCCGGCAATCCGAGCGGCATGCGCACGCTGTGCCGTCCCGCGTTGTTGCGGTTGTGCGCCAGTCTCGGCGACACGATCTTTCTGCTCGTCAAGAGCAGCTTCGACGCGGTGTGCCTCGACATCTGCGAAGGGCCGTTTCCGATCCGTTCGTTCACCGGCGATATTGGCGGGCGCGTGGCGTTAGGTGTCGGGCAGGGCAGTCTGGCGATTCTCGCGTTTTTGCCGGAGGCGGAGCGCGAAGAGATCATCCGCTTCAACGTGCCGCGAATTCGGGGCTACGGCGTGCTCGACGAAGTCTATTTGCGCACCGAGATCGAACGCGTGCGTCAGTTGGGCTACGCGGGGCGCAATAGCGGCGTGCTCGACGGCATGGCGGGTGTGGCGGTGCCGATTCTGGATCGCACCGGCGTGGCGGTGGCGGCGTTGAGCGTCGGCACGCTGGCCGCGCGCCTGGGCGACGACCGCTTACCGATGGTGGTCGAACTGCTGCGGCGGCAGGCCGATGCGATCGGCCCGCAAACCAATCCGTTCGATGTCGCGTTGCGCAGGCCGATGCATGGCTTGTCGCGCGCCATGACCACCGAACGGATCACGGGATAA
- a CDS encoding OprD family outer membrane porin, with amino-acid sequence MKDTRSKNRSKKTGTATFFYCAFTLPALTLAANAYADDGVSEPTSETSKAQTLAQTLSSPTQHAPEPSVAQSSPSGKRRADQGGQVRNDQPDTTNAIVNAEANQSVTPPAPLSSQAASNGFIADSHLNLLFRNYSDYFQAPDTLYRHAWVQGVQANYESGYTQGLVGFGVDASLFGALKLDGGNGAGNMVHVGKDGGGSEQLAWAYPGMYDIKGRISETVVKYGLQIVTNPFLEPHDNRALPPTFLGVSMVSNDLVHTTLEAGSFTKVDARGHTNLTNLTTSYGGTRIDRLTYVGGTWHYAKNGEMALYVDQADDVWRQYYGSVAQSFGDPTTIKWSGLANIYSMHDTGASRQGHINSNAYSVSVSAQHGPHALLLGYQQVLGDQFFDYVNETNGIYLTNSMDVDYNAPHEQSLQLRYTFDGKYAGVPGLKAMFWGQYGWGADASAGAAENASPSAPLHDLYWKNGEPVHGHHHEFGFIPSYTLQSGRFKDTKVTFIAMWHNSQYHYSDGNNMEYRLVVNVPVKVF; translated from the coding sequence ATGAAAGATACCCGATCAAAAAACCGGTCAAAAAAAACCGGAACAGCAACTTTCTTCTACTGCGCATTCACGCTTCCCGCGTTGACTCTCGCCGCGAACGCGTATGCCGACGACGGCGTTTCGGAGCCCACCTCCGAAACGTCTAAAGCTCAAACGCTCGCGCAAACGTTGTCGTCCCCGACACAACATGCACCGGAGCCGTCGGTCGCGCAAAGCAGTCCATCCGGCAAGCGCCGCGCGGACCAGGGCGGCCAGGTGCGTAACGACCAACCAGACACCACCAACGCCATCGTCAACGCCGAAGCCAATCAGTCGGTCACGCCACCCGCACCGCTGTCTAGCCAGGCGGCGAGCAACGGTTTTATCGCCGACAGCCATCTGAATCTGCTGTTTCGTAATTACTCCGACTACTTCCAGGCGCCTGACACCCTCTACCGTCACGCGTGGGTTCAGGGCGTGCAGGCCAATTATGAATCCGGCTACACGCAAGGACTGGTCGGCTTCGGTGTGGATGCCTCGCTGTTCGGCGCGCTCAAGCTCGACGGCGGCAACGGCGCGGGCAACATGGTGCACGTGGGAAAGGACGGTGGCGGTTCGGAACAACTCGCGTGGGCCTACCCCGGCATGTACGACATCAAGGGGCGCATTTCGGAAACGGTCGTGAAGTATGGTCTGCAGATCGTCACCAACCCGTTCCTAGAACCACACGACAATCGCGCGCTGCCGCCGACCTTCCTCGGCGTTTCCATGGTCAGCAACGATCTCGTGCACACCACGCTCGAGGCCGGCAGTTTCACGAAAGTCGACGCGCGCGGCCACACGAACCTGACCAATCTCACCACCTCGTATGGCGGCACGCGGATCGATCGCCTCACGTATGTGGGCGGCACCTGGCACTACGCGAAGAACGGCGAAATGGCCCTGTATGTCGATCAGGCCGACGACGTCTGGCGCCAGTACTACGGCTCGGTCGCGCAGTCGTTCGGCGATCCGACCACCATCAAGTGGAGCGGGCTCGCGAACATCTACTCGATGCACGACACCGGCGCGTCACGTCAGGGGCACATCAACAGCAACGCCTACAGCGTGTCGGTTTCCGCACAGCACGGCCCGCATGCGCTGCTGCTCGGTTACCAGCAGGTGCTCGGCGACCAGTTCTTCGACTACGTCAACGAGACCAACGGCATTTACCTGACCAACTCGATGGACGTGGACTACAACGCGCCGCACGAGCAGTCGCTGCAATTGCGCTATACGTTCGACGGCAAATATGCCGGTGTGCCGGGACTCAAGGCGATGTTCTGGGGGCAATACGGTTGGGGCGCGGACGCATCCGCGGGTGCGGCGGAGAATGCTTCGCCGTCGGCGCCGCTGCATGATCTCTACTGGAAGAACGGCGAGCCGGTGCACGGCCACCATCACGAGTTCGGCTTCATTCCGAGCTATACGCTGCAAAGCGGACGCTTCAAGGATACGAAGGTCACGTTCATCGCCATGTGGCACAACAGTCAGTACCACTACTCGGATGGCAACAACATGGAATACCGGCTGGTCGTGAATGTGCCGGTGAAGGTGTTCTAA
- a CDS encoding oligopeptide/dipeptide ABC transporter ATP-binding protein — MNTTPPANQDAATLLRVDNLKVQFGVPRGGFPWSGKATLRAVDGVSFTVRRGETVGLVGESGCGKSTLARAIIGLAPVASGSVRWLGDETVVAGAQRDTSRLRRDVQMIFQDPLASLDPRMTIEQIVAEPLTTHGQDIARADVQRRVLTMLERVGLNAQHLRRYPHEFSGGQCQRVGIARALIGEPQLVICDEPVSALDVSIQAQIVNLLRDLQRELSLSLLFVAHDLAVVKAISHRVLVMYLGRVMEFGDKREVYGTPRHPYTRALLSAVPVPDPVVERARRHLLLRGEIASPLSPPSGCAFRTRCPDAIEACAREIPQPVTHGAKATRVACIRVGDVAKEAPLEHR, encoded by the coding sequence ATGAACACCACTCCTCCTGCAAACCAGGACGCGGCAACGCTCTTGCGCGTCGACAATCTCAAGGTGCAATTCGGCGTGCCGCGCGGCGGCTTTCCGTGGTCCGGCAAAGCGACGCTGCGGGCGGTGGATGGCGTGTCATTTACCGTGCGGCGCGGCGAAACCGTGGGGCTCGTCGGCGAATCGGGTTGCGGCAAATCCACGCTTGCGCGCGCGATCATCGGGCTCGCTCCCGTGGCGAGCGGCAGCGTGCGCTGGCTCGGCGACGAAACCGTGGTGGCCGGCGCGCAACGCGATACGTCGCGTTTGCGCCGCGACGTGCAGATGATTTTCCAGGACCCGCTCGCTTCGCTCGATCCGCGCATGACGATCGAACAGATCGTCGCCGAACCATTGACGACGCACGGCCAGGACATTGCGCGCGCCGACGTGCAACGCCGCGTGCTGACCATGCTCGAACGCGTCGGCCTCAACGCCCAGCATCTGCGCCGTTATCCGCACGAATTTTCCGGTGGCCAGTGCCAGCGCGTAGGCATTGCGCGCGCGCTGATCGGCGAGCCGCAACTGGTGATCTGCGACGAGCCGGTATCCGCGCTCGACGTGTCGATCCAGGCGCAGATCGTCAACCTGCTGCGTGATCTGCAACGCGAACTGTCGCTCTCCCTGCTGTTCGTCGCGCACGATCTGGCCGTCGTCAAAGCGATCAGCCACCGCGTGCTGGTGATGTATCTGGGACGAGTGATGGAGTTTGGCGACAAGCGCGAGGTGTACGGCACGCCACGTCATCCGTACACGCGGGCATTGCTCTCTGCCGTGCCGGTCCCCGATCCGGTCGTGGAACGCGCGCGCCGTCATCTGCTGTTACGCGGCGAGATTGCCTCGCCGCTCAGTCCACCGTCCGGTTGCGCGTTTCGCACGCGCTGCCCGGATGCAATCGAAGCCTGCGCGCGGGAGATTCCGCAGCCTGTCACGCACGGCGCCAAAGCGACACGCGTTGCATGCATTCGCGTGGGGGACGTCGCGAAGGAAGCGCCGCTGGAACACCGCTAG
- a CDS encoding oligopeptide/dipeptide ABC transporter ATP-binding protein translates to MPLLEVKDLSVRFTRREGAPVDAVQGVSFSLEAGRTLGIVGESGSGKSQTVMALLGLLAGNGKVSGAATYRGENLLTMNEAALNRIRGDRIGMIFQDPMTSLNPFLTIERQMTETLQLHRKMSRREARRRAIETLESVRIPDAARRINMYPHEFSGGMRQRVMIAMALLSEPEILIADEPTTALDVTVQAQIIELLRELNQERGTAIILITHDMGVVAGLCDDVMVMYAGQTVEQASAAALFAAPTHPYTLGLLNALPRLTDDDDERPLQTIPGNPPLPGEVGAGCAFAPRCGYCTDRCRESRPRLTSAEGHADALRACHRPVAEILEAQHV, encoded by the coding sequence ATGCCGCTACTCGAAGTCAAAGACCTCAGCGTGCGCTTTACGCGCCGCGAAGGCGCACCCGTCGACGCGGTGCAAGGCGTGTCGTTTTCGCTGGAGGCGGGCCGCACGCTCGGTATCGTCGGCGAATCGGGCTCCGGCAAGAGCCAGACCGTGATGGCGCTGCTGGGCCTCCTGGCCGGCAACGGCAAGGTGTCGGGCGCCGCGACCTATCGCGGCGAAAACCTGCTGACCATGAACGAAGCGGCCTTGAACCGGATTCGCGGCGACCGCATCGGCATGATCTTTCAGGATCCGATGACCTCGCTCAATCCGTTCCTGACGATCGAACGGCAAATGACCGAGACCTTGCAACTGCACCGCAAGATGTCGCGCCGCGAAGCGCGCCGCCGCGCGATTGAAACGCTTGAATCGGTGCGCATTCCCGACGCCGCGCGGCGCATCAACATGTATCCGCACGAGTTTTCCGGCGGCATGCGCCAGCGCGTGATGATCGCAATGGCCTTGCTTTCCGAGCCCGAAATCCTGATCGCCGACGAGCCGACCACCGCGCTCGACGTGACCGTGCAGGCGCAGATCATCGAACTCTTGCGCGAACTGAATCAGGAACGCGGCACGGCGATCATTCTGATCACGCACGACATGGGCGTGGTGGCCGGTTTGTGCGACGACGTGATGGTGATGTACGCCGGCCAGACCGTCGAGCAGGCGAGCGCCGCCGCGCTGTTCGCCGCGCCGACGCATCCGTACACGCTCGGCCTGCTGAACGCGCTGCCGCGCCTGACCGACGATGACGACGAGCGCCCCCTGCAAACCATCCCCGGCAATCCGCCACTGCCCGGCGAAGTCGGCGCGGGCTGCGCATTCGCGCCGCGCTGCGGATATTGCACCGATCGCTGCCGTGAGTCGCGCCCGCGTCTCACTTCCGCGGAAGGTCACGCCGACGCCCTGCGCGCGTGCCATCGGCCGGTAGCGGAAATTCTCGAGGCCCAACACGTATGA